One Castanea sativa cultivar Marrone di Chiusa Pesio chromosome 4, ASM4071231v1 DNA window includes the following coding sequences:
- the LOC142630327 gene encoding RHOMBOID-like protein 13, producing the protein MGKPLLYEILEKPATSCVIGICSAIWFYIQKKNIGYSHVGLSYETSIEGHHWRIITSAFSHISVLHLVFNMSALWSLGVVEQLGNLGLGVAYYLQYTLVLVVLSGVLVLGMYHILIQRFKVEYFRRVTAVGYSCVVFGWMTILAVKQPSSKLDLFGFLSLPISFAPFESLIFTSIIVPQASFLGHLSGIITGYAIAWGLIHGMNNYWGVSMLGWTALMFVFSLKRSGAYDFNFLEIESVTDPSLPSVRFMASD; encoded by the exons ATGGGGAAGCCTTTGCTGTATGAGATCTTGGAAAAACCAGCCACAAGTTGTGTTATAGGAATATGTAGTGCAATATGGTTTTACATACAGAAGAAAAATATTGGTTATTCACATGTGGGTTTGAGTTATGAAACCTCCATTGAAGGGCACCATTGGAGGATAATAACCTCAGCATTTTCCCATATAAGTGTTCTTCATCTTGTTTTTAATATGAGTGCACTTTGGAGTCTTGGAGTAGTGGAACAGTTAGGGAATTTGGGCCTTGGTGTGGCATATTATCTTCAGTATACACTTGTCTTGGTTGTGTTATCAGGCGTGTTAGTTTTGGGGATGTACCATATACTGATCCAAAGGTTCAAGGTCGAGTATTTTCGGAGAGTGACAGCTGTTGGATATTCTTGTGTTGTTTTTGGGTGGATGACGATTCTTGCTGTGAAGCAACCTTCTTCAAAGTTGGACCTTTTCGGGTTTCTTTCGCTTCCCATTAGTTTTGCTCCATTTGAGTCACTCATTTTTACTTCAATTATTGTTCCACAAGCAAGTTTTCTTGGGCATTTATCAGGAATCATTACTGGGTATGCTATTGCATGGGGTTTGATTCATGGGATGAACAACTACTGGGGAGTTTCCATGTTGGGATGGACAGCACTTATGTTTGTGTTCAGTTTGAAGCGATCTGGTGCTTATGATTTCAACTTTCTTGAGATTGAATCTGTTACAGATCCTTCCTTGCCATCTGTGAGGTTTATGGCATCAG attAG
- the LOC142630382 gene encoding protein ENHANCED DISEASE RESISTANCE 2-like isoform X1: MASADHKSELEWIERVRSEGAVPLLEPDNCPNGWASPPPDKFMVRGPEYFSTKVKVPAGEYLLKPIGFDWIKSSTKIGEVLNDPNNRVRKVIEDEFPEGNKPFVWAFNLQVPSKENYSAVAYFAAVNPIPEGSLMDQFLKGDNAFRMSRLKLIANIVKGPWIVRTAVGEQAICIIGRALSCKYCLAENFLEVDVDIGSSMVASAIVHLAIGYITTLTVDLAFLIESQTESELPERILGAVRFSELNLASAQPIELSSDRSNANLQSSLSTRLWKSIGQGFTNILHPGAQESGSSTGSVHANGGVDHEDSFKGLKKW; this comes from the coding sequence ATGGCCAGTGCTGATCATAAAAGTGAGCTTGAATGGATAGAGAGAGTCAGATCAGAGGGAGCTGTTCCACTTCTCGAGCCAGATAACTGTCCAAATGGCTGGGCTTCCCCGCCTCCAGATAAGTTCATGGTCAGAGGTCCAGAGTACTTCTCAACCAAAGTTAAAGTTCCCGCTGGTGAATATCTTCTAAAGCCTATTGGCTTTGATTGGATTAAAAGCTCCACAAAGATTGGGGAGGTATTGAACGATCCAAACAACCGAGTTAGGAAGGTTATCGAGGACGAGTTTCCAGAAGGCAATAAGCCTTTTGTTTGGGCTTTCAATCTACAAGTCCCAAGCAAGGAAAATTATAGTGCTGTGGCATATTTTGCTGCAGTCAACCCTATTCCGGAGGGATCTTTGATGGATCAATTCTTAAAGGGTGACAATGCATTTAGGATGTCTAGGCTTAAATTGATAGCCAACATTGTCAAGGGTCCTTGGATTGTGAGGACAGCAGTTGGGGAGCAGGCCATATGCATAATTGGGCGTGCACTTTCCTGTAAGTACTGTTTAGCAGAGAATTTCTTAGAAGTTGATGTAGATATTGGATCCTCCATGGTTGCAAGTGCCATAGTTCATCTGGCTATTGGTTACATCACAACACTTACTGTTGACCTAGCCTTTCTCATTGAAAGCCAAACGGAATCAGAGCTTCCAGAAAGAATATTAGGTGCTGTAAGATTTTCCGAGCTAAACCTTGCTTCGGCTCAGCCAATTGAATTGTCATCTGATAGAAGCAATGCTAATTTGCAGTCGTCTCTATCTACACGATTGTGGAAGTCAATTGGGCAGGGTTTTACCAACATTCTTCATCCTGGTGCTCAAGAAAGTGGCTCTAGCACTGGCTCAGTACATGCTAATGGGGGTGTCGATCATGAAGACAGTTTCAAAGGCCTGAAGAAATGGTAA
- the LOC142632408 gene encoding uncharacterized protein LOC142632408 codes for MLEKYWYKNLEPIPEGLKKRIFDQLKNASSISGIRVSKKLFACTEDDDEAKKCFHNLAQSMEVDFDQTILRWHIATDLCHYRDMYNDSETVKSLICMSKLFSNYLVYLLVMCPYMLPSGIGKIRFQDTCAEAIEFIEERDYISDENKACEVLFKVNMEIPPSQIKGDRSKSVLFDACTVAQSLQFLQTRNNWETEQKWERISQVWVEMLSYAASQCSWNYHARRLRQGGELLTHVWLLMAHLGITEHFQISRGHLRAKLFLS; via the coding sequence ATGTTAGAGAAATATTGGTACAAGAATTTGGAGCCTATCCCTGAGGGTTTGAAAAAAAGGATCTTTGACCAGCTTAAGAACGCAAGCAGCATATCAGGTATCAGGGTTTCTAAGAAATTATTTGCTTGtactgaagatgatgatgaagcaAAGAAATGTTTTCATAATCTTGCTCAGAGCATGGAGGTAGACTTTGATCAAACCATTCTTCGCTGGCACATTGCAACAGATCTCTGCCATTATCGTGATATGTACAATGACTCCGAAACTGTCAAAAGTTTAATATGTATGAGCAAATTGTTTTCGAATTATTTGGTGTACCTTCTAGTAATGTGCCCTTACATGCTGCCCAGTGGGATTGGTAAAATCAGATTTCAGGACACTTGTGCTGAGGCTATCGAGTTTATAGAAGAAAGAGATTATATATCAGACGAAAACAAGGCTTGTGAAGTGCTATTTAAAGTGAACATGGAAATTCCGCCATCTCAAATAAAAGGTGACAGAAGCAAGTCAGTGCTGTTTGATGCTTGCACAGTCGCACAATCTCTGCAATTCCTGCAGACACGGAATAATTGGGAAACTGAACAGAAGTGGGAGAGGATAAGCCAAGTGTGGGTGGAGATGCTATCTTATGCTGCAAGTCAGTGTAGCTGGAATTACCATGCCAGGCGGCTCAGACAAGGTGGGGAGCTACTCACTCACGTCTGGCTTCTGATGGCCCATCTGGGTATAACTGAACATTTCCAGATTTCAAGGGGCCATCTAAGGGCTAAGTTGTTTCTGAGTTAG
- the LOC142630382 gene encoding protein ENHANCED DISEASE RESISTANCE 2-like isoform X2 — protein MASADHKSELEWIERVRSEGAVPLLEPDNCPNGWASPPPDKFMVRGPEYFSTKVKVPAGEYLLKPIGFDWIKSSTKIGEVLNDPNNRVRKVIEDEFPEGNKPFVWAFNLQVPSKENYSAVAYFAAVNPIPEGSLMDQFLKGDNAFRMSRLKLIANIVKGPWIVRTAVGEQAICIIGRALSCKYCLAENFLEVDVDIGSSMVASAIVHLAIGYITTLTVDLAFLIESQTESELPERILGAVRFSELNLASAQPIELSSDRSNANLQSSLSTRLWKSIGQGFTNILHPGAQESGSSTGSVHANGGVDHEDSFKGLKK, from the exons ATGGCCAGTGCTGATCATAAAAGTGAGCTTGAATGGATAGAGAGAGTCAGATCAGAGGGAGCTGTTCCACTTCTCGAGCCAGATAACTGTCCAAATGGCTGGGCTTCCCCGCCTCCAGATAAGTTCATGGTCAGAGGTCCAGAGTACTTCTCAACCAAAGTTAAAGTTCCCGCTGGTGAATATCTTCTAAAGCCTATTGGCTTTGATTGGATTAAAAGCTCCACAAAGATTGGGGAGGTATTGAACGATCCAAACAACCGAGTTAGGAAGGTTATCGAGGACGAGTTTCCAGAAGGCAATAAGCCTTTTGTTTGGGCTTTCAATCTACAAGTCCCAAGCAAGGAAAATTATAGTGCTGTGGCATATTTTGCTGCAGTCAACCCTATTCCGGAGGGATCTTTGATGGATCAATTCTTAAAGGGTGACAATGCATTTAGGATGTCTAGGCTTAAATTGATAGCCAACATTGTCAAGGGTCCTTGGATTGTGAGGACAGCAGTTGGGGAGCAGGCCATATGCATAATTGGGCGTGCACTTTCCTGTAAGTACTGTTTAGCAGAGAATTTCTTAGAAGTTGATGTAGATATTGGATCCTCCATGGTTGCAAGTGCCATAGTTCATCTGGCTATTGGTTACATCACAACACTTACTGTTGACCTAGCCTTTCTCATTGAAAGCCAAACGGAATCAGAGCTTCCAGAAAGAATATTAGGTGCTGTAAGATTTTCCGAGCTAAACCTTGCTTCGGCTCAGCCAATTGAATTGTCATCTGATAGAAGCAATGCTAATTTGCAGTCGTCTCTATCTACACGATTGTGGAAGTCAATTGGGCAGGGTTTTACCAACATTCTTCATCCTGGTGCTCAAGAAAGTGGCTCTAGCACTGGCTCAGTACATGCTAATGGGGGTGTCGATCATGAAGACAGTTTCAAAGGCCTGAAGAAATG A